The genomic interval GCTCCGCATCCACTACTTCCTCGGCTTCGGCCACGCTGTCCGCAATCTGGATATCGTGTCCCAGCGCCTGCTCCACCGGGCCCTCCGCGTGCGGCGCGCCGGTCAGCGCAGCGGGCTGCGACGCGGTCGATGCCGCTTCCGCCTGCGCCCGCCCCACGGTCACCGCGCCTGCACCGGCCGCGGCCGCCTGCGCAAGCTTCGGCCGGCGGATGAAGAACGCCAGGACAAACGCGATGAAGCTTCCCCACGTCGCCCACCAGAACGCATCGTTGATGCCCATAATGGTGCTCTGCTGCTCCGCGAGGCCGTAGAGCACGTACCGGGCCAGCTCCTCCGCCGCCTGCAGCGAGTTGTGCAGGTGGATCATGAAGTACTCCACGATAGTCTGATACATCGTGTAGATGTAGTGATTATTGACCGTCACCGTGTTTTGGAAGTTCGCATAGTGCACCTTCGAGCGATCCGTCATGATGGTCACGAGCACCGCGGTGCCGACTGACGAGGCCACCGTGCGCGCCGTGTTGGCGGCCGACGTGCCGTGCCGGTACAAATGCCGCGGCAATTGGTTCAGGCCGGCGGTCTGCACCGTCATCGCGAGCAGCGACATGCCGAACATCCGCACCGTGTAAAGCAGCATGATGTGGCCATATCCGGTCTGCGCGTTCAGCTTCGTGAACTCCCACGTCGTCACGGTCGTGATGGCGAGTCCCACCACCGCGAGCGGGCGAGCGCCGACGCGATCGAAGATGGCGCCGGAGATGGGCGACATGATGCCCATCAGGATGGCCCCAGGCAGCATCATCAGACCGGACTGTAAAGCGGTATAGCCGCGGATGTCCTGGAGATAGATGGGCATCAGGATCATCGCGCCGAACATCGCCATGTTCACGATGCAGCCCACGATGGTGGTCATGGTGAACACGTCGTATTTGAACACGCGCAGATCCAACATCGGCTCCTTCGCGGTCAGCTCGCGCAGGATAAAGAACACCAGGAACACGCCGCCCACGATGAGCGAGACCTCGACAATGGTGTTGCCCCAGCCCTTGCTCCCCGCTTCACTCAGGCCATAGAGCAGGCTGACGAACCCGACGATAGAGAGCAAGAAGCCCGGGACGTCGAGCTTGGGCCGCACGGGCTTCGCCACATTGCGCAGCACGGCCACCGCCAGGACGATGTCGATGAACGCGAGCGGAATGATAATCCAGAACAGCCAGCGCCATGACCAGTTGGTGACAATCCAACCCGAGAGGGTCGGACCCACGGCCGGCGCGAAGAACATCGCGATGGCCATCGTGCCCATGGCCCGCCCGCGCTGTTGCGGGGGGAACAGCTCGAGAATCACCGTCATGAGCAGCGGCATCATCACCGCGGAGCCGGACGCCTGCACGATGCGCCCGAACACCATCACGCCAAAGCTCGGCGCGATGGCACACAGAAACGAACCCACAAGAAAGAGCGACATGGCCGAGATGAACAGCTGCCGCGTGGTGAACGTCCCCATCAAGAACGCGGTGATGGGGATGAGCACGCCATTCGTCAACATGTACGCCGTCGAAAGCCACTGCACCGTGTTGGCGTCGACGTTGAACGCCGACATCAGGTGCGGCAGGGCCACATTGAGCAGCGTCTGGTTCAAGATCGCGACGAACGCCCCAAAGATCATGACGATCATAATGGGTGTCCGATGCGGATGTCCGTGCGCCGCCTCACCGCTTGGCGCGTGACTCGGCGCGTTGGGCGAGGCCGGCACGACCGCCTGGGATGCGGTCGGTTGCAGCGAATCGTTCGACATACGCCTCACCTCTTACTTGTGGATGCGAACCGTCGCGCTCATGCCAGGCACCAAGCCGCTGCCCGCCGTGGTGCCAATCGAAATCTCCACCGGAACCACTTGCGTCACCGGCGTGTAGTCCGCCGTGGTGCTCTGATTTGGAAGCAGCGAGAACGTGCTCGCCGTTGCGTCACCAATCTGCGTCACCGTGCCGCTGATGGAGCCCGCCTTACCGGCGACCCAGACATCCACCTGATCACCCACCTTGACGTTCTGCAACTGAGTCTCCTTGATGTTTGCCACGATGTACAGGTGGTTCATGTCGTACGCGTACGCAAGCGGCGTGCCCGCGGCGACGAATTCGTTGTTCATGACCTCGTTCTGCGCAATGGTGCCGTTGGCCGGCATGTCAATCGGCACGTCGACCGTCTTGTTGCCGACCTGGGTCTGAATCTCGCCGATCTCGTCGCCTGCGTTGAACGTCGAGCCGTTGGTGCCCTGCCAGTTGATGAGCTTGCCGCTCGCCGGCGCGGACACGACAATCTGGGTGCCTGCGACCTGCGCGTCGTCCGTCTTGAGATACAACGTCGACTGGTTGTAGAAGTAGTAGCCCGTGATGGCCGCAGCGATCAGCACGATGAGGATGATCAAGTTCACAAGGATCATCCTGCGGAACGTGGTGCCGGAATTGTTCGGCGTGGGGTTCGCGTTTGCGCTCATGCTGTACATCTCCTCCTCATATCTCTTTTCGATCTCGGCGCCGTTTCCATGCACCGCGATCATTTTAGAGATTAGACCTTTTAACCACTATGTATATTTAACCTATTTAGGTGTATGAGTCAAGCGCCTGGAGTGGAAATTGTTTCAGTTCTGTGTACGAAGCGTGGTACAATGGGCGTAGAATGCCATTCTTCTGGCGAAAGGCGTGGGCTCCGCGTGAGCGAATGGATCGTCATGAAGCAATGCGCGTCCTGCCGGGCGGTCAACCGCATTCGCTTAGATCACGGCTTTTTCTGCCGCTGCGGCAAATGCAAGGCCCCGTTGGCCCTCACGCATTACGAGATCCTCGGCGTGCCGAGAAACGCGACGTTGCCGCAGATCAAAGCGGCCTATCGGCGAGCTGCGAAGCATTGGCATCCGGACGTCCACGAAGGCGATCGCGCCACCGCCGAGCGCCACTTCCGGCGTGTGCAGGACGCGTATCGCACGCTGTCCGAGCCGGAGGCGCGCAGGCGCTACGATCTCCTCCTTCATTTCGAAGGAGCCTATGAAGAGACGGCCACCACGCAGACCGAAGAGGCGCCGCGCGCGTCGGAGTGTTCGGGCCGCGCCTCCGAAGCTCAGGGCCGCTTTCTCCTGCGCACATCCTGGCGCGCCGCGGGCTTTGAGTGGGCCTCCGCAGGCGCGCGGCGGGATCGGCCGGTGACGCTGTACACCGTGCTCGGCGTGGGCCTGTTCACCATCTGCACGATGGGCGGCGCCATCCTGACGGGCCTTTTTGGCTCCAAGCTGGCGCTCATGATCCTCTTGGGTCTGGGCATGATCGGGGGCATGCAGCTTTTGTATCTGCTGACGAAGATGACCCTCGACGCGGAATCGTGACTCGACACGGAACTTCGCTGGGAGTGAACGCACGTGGAATGGAACGGAAATACGATCCTCGTGACGGGCGGATCGAACGGCATTGGGCTCGCACTCGCCGCCCGCTTTCTCGCGCGCGGCAACCGGGTGGTGATCTGCGGGCGCCGGCAGGAGAAGCTCGACGAGGCGAAGGCCGTTTACCCGGATCTCATCACGGTGCGCTGCGACGTCATGCGGCCGGAGGAGCGATTGCGCCTCTTGGCGTACATGAACGAGACATATCCCGACTGGA from Alicyclobacillus acidocaldarius subsp. acidocaldarius DSM 446 carries:
- a CDS encoding DHA2 family efflux MFS transporter permease subunit — protein: MSNDSLQPTASQAVVPASPNAPSHAPSGEAAHGHPHRTPIMIVMIFGAFVAILNQTLLNVALPHLMSAFNVDANTVQWLSTAYMLTNGVLIPITAFLMGTFTTRQLFISAMSLFLVGSFLCAIAPSFGVMVFGRIVQASGSAVMMPLLMTVILELFPPQQRGRAMGTMAIAMFFAPAVGPTLSGWIVTNWSWRWLFWIIIPLAFIDIVLAVAVLRNVAKPVRPKLDVPGFLLSIVGFVSLLYGLSEAGSKGWGNTIVEVSLIVGGVFLVFFILRELTAKEPMLDLRVFKYDVFTMTTIVGCIVNMAMFGAMILMPIYLQDIRGYTALQSGLMMLPGAILMGIMSPISGAIFDRVGARPLAVVGLAITTVTTWEFTKLNAQTGYGHIMLLYTVRMFGMSLLAMTVQTAGLNQLPRHLYRHGTSAANTARTVASSVGTAVLVTIMTDRSKVHYANFQNTVTVNNHYIYTMYQTIVEYFMIHLHNSLQAAEELARYVLYGLAEQQSTIMGINDAFWWATWGSFIAFVLAFFIRRPKLAQAAAAGAGAVTVGRAQAEAASTASQPAALTGAPHAEGPVEQALGHDIQIADSVAEAEEVVDAEPEASAQQDDAETSESPGDEESGTDSPTDIEDEPQPVK
- a CDS encoding HlyD family secretion protein, with protein sequence MYSMSANANPTPNNSGTTFRRMILVNLIILIVLIAAAITGYYFYNQSTLYLKTDDAQVAGTQIVVSAPASGKLINWQGTNGSTFNAGDEIGEIQTQVGNKTVDVPIDMPANGTIAQNEVMNNEFVAAGTPLAYAYDMNHLYIVANIKETQLQNVKVGDQVDVWVAGKAGSISGTVTQIGDATASTFSLLPNQSTTADYTPVTQVVPVEISIGTTAGSGLVPGMSATVRIHK
- a CDS encoding J domain-containing protein, coding for MSEWIVMKQCASCRAVNRIRLDHGFFCRCGKCKAPLALTHYEILGVPRNATLPQIKAAYRRAAKHWHPDVHEGDRATAERHFRRVQDAYRTLSEPEARRRYDLLLHFEGAYEETATTQTEEAPRASECSGRASEAQGRFLLRTSWRAAGFEWASAGARRDRPVTLYTVLGVGLFTICTMGGAILTGLFGSKLALMILLGLGMIGGMQLLYLLTKMTLDAES